In Centropristis striata isolate RG_2023a ecotype Rhode Island chromosome 15, C.striata_1.0, whole genome shotgun sequence, a genomic segment contains:
- the LOC131987148 gene encoding von Willebrand factor A domain-containing protein 7-like has protein sequence MSWLAALCFLLLQTGASGFDTNPIGSSKRDSLTHEEITQRALLTATAQACRSLAEAEGRDFTFPTLNVESVASACDASKSSKSFRSAIQSVQRRNRRVDTNHFAQPELHFNNEEFSGGRKLITEGLSSVKASNKLENFEAAREKLGQILHALQDFYSHSNWVEMGNKVPNSNLIRSDTSIGNIAAESRATCRSCNGDDCTNNILEDILSQKILTSGYFNVLPLVSSKPEGKCSHGGAVDQTSTIEPTGGINKDTFDASHGHLHMEAANMAIAATSQLLEDVRKAAGDKQFLQMMGLSRGKPLCFVIDTTGSMSDDIAAVRTTTASIIDRKVGTEDEPSLYILVPFNDPDFGPLIKTTDPVAFQNAINALTASGGGDLPEMSLSGLQLALTGAPPNSEIFLFTDATAKDSHLRGAVIALIESTKSVVTFMITGILGSRRRRQSDGTDSQQQNRLLVKTDAQLYRDIAQVSGGLSIEVSKSQLLEATSIITESSSSSLVNLLQAARNPGKAENFTFTADESVRNLTVYITGSAVTFTLISPSGVSQDSTVTTGPLVTVSQLVGNFKTLQLKSEAGLWEIKMVSTNPYILKVVGESPIDFLFDFLEVSQGPLGGFDILDNRPRAGVNGSLIVTVTGSDSATLTDVILVESSGSGEVNGSVEALGEGQFFVQFDSIPAEAFVVLVKGQNNNSSSRVSSLTFQRQSTTSVKASTVTVIALDSNTIVEPGTPLSVPFSVTTSGAGGTFAIQAINDQGFTSTAPSSLTLDTGGSANNTVIITAPSNTPSGTDVTLTIQAEAPGGDTNYVVQRFTVLKTVTDFSEPVCTLLSRSNCSAACSSEMWELSVRVTDGTNGTGVDRVSLGLGNGTVNTSLSTENSTLVSYTASCCSPDVELLVVDRVGNVASCSFSVRAATTTVVSLSTRAVQSFLLCFSITILGHSLTF, from the exons ATGTCTTGGTTGGCtgctttgtgtttcctgctcCTGCAGACTGGAGCGTCGGGGTTTGATACAAACCCAATCGGCTCATCGAAGCGAGACTCTCTGACTCATGAGGAGATCACACAGAGAGCGCTCCTGACCGCCACTGCACAGGCGTGCCGCTCTCTGGCTGAGGCTGAGGGCAGAGACTTCACTTTCCCT aCTTTGAATGTTGAGTCCGTTGCTTCTGCTTGTGATGCATCAAAATCATCCAAGAGCTTCCGAAGTGCCATCCAATCAGTCCAAAGAAGGAATAGACGAGTAGATACGAACCATTTCGCCCAGCCAGAACTTCACTTTAACAATGAAGAATTTTCAGGCGGAAGGAAACTCATCACAGAAGGATTATCATCTGTGAAAGCCAGCAACAAGCTGGAAAACTTTGAGGCCGCGAGAGAAAAACTGGGACAAATCTTACATGCTTTACAG GACTTCTACAGTCACAGTAACTGGGTGGAAATGGGAAACAAAGTTCCAAACTCCAACCTGATCAGATCTGACACCAGCATCGGAAACATTGCAG ctgAAAGCAGAGCAACCTGTCGCAGCTGTAACGGGGACGACTGCACCAACAACATCTTGGAGGACATCTTGTCTCAAAAGATACTGACCTCgggatattttaatgttttgccACTTGTCTCCTCCAAACCAGAAG GAAAATGCAGCCATGGAGGAGCAGTTGATCAAACCAGCACCATCGAGCCGACAGGAGGGATCAACAAGGACACTTTTGATGCCAGCCACGGACACCTGCACATGGAGGCAGCTAACATGGCGATCGCTGCGACCAGTCAGCTGCTGGAGGACGTCCGAAAGGCTGCTGGAGACAAACAGTTCCTCCA GATGATGGGACTCTCCAGAGGTAAACCTCTCTGTTTCGTGATCGACACAACAGGAAGCATGTCCGACGACATCGCAGCAGTGAGGACCACCACAGCCTCCATCATCGACAGAAAAGTGGGGACAGAGGATGAGCCCTCTCTTTACATTCTCGTCCCTTTCAATGATCCAG ATTTCGGGCCTCTGATAAAGACTACAGACCCAGTCGCCTTCCAGAATGCTATTAATGCACTAACAGCCAGCGGTGGAGGAGATTTGCCAGAGATGAGTCTCTCAGGACTTCAG CTGGCTCTGACCGGTGCTCCCCCTAACTCTGAGATCTTCCTCTTCACGGACGCAACTGCTAAAGACAGTCACCTGAGAGGCGCCGTGATCGCTCTCATAGAGAGCACCAAGTCAGTG GTGACCTTCATGATTACTGGCATCCTGGGATCACGTCGTCGGAGACAGAGCGATGGCACCGACAGCCAACAACAAAACCGCCTTTTGGTGAAAACAGACGCCCAGCTGTACAGAGACATCGCTCAGGTTTCAGGAGGTCTGTCTATTGAGGTCTCAAAGAGCCAGCTCCTCGAGGCCACCAGCATCATCACAGAgtcctccagctcctctctg GTGAACCTCCTGCAAGCGGCCAGGAATCCTGGAAAGGCCGAGAACTTCACCTTCACAGCTGACGAGTCAGTAAGAAACCTGACAGTTTACATAACGGGGAGCGCTGTCACCTTCACTCTCATCAGCCCCTCAG gtgTGTCTCAGGACAGCACCGTCACTACAGGACCGCTGGTCACTGTCTCCCAGTTGGTGGGAAACTTTAAGACTCTGCAGCTAAAATCAGAAGCTGGACTCTGGGAAATTAAAATGGTGTCAACAAATCCCTACATCCTGAAGGTCGTAG GTGAGAGTCCCATTGACTTCCTGTTTGACTTCTTGGAGGTGTCCCAGGGCCCTCTTGGaggttttgacattttggacaaTCGACCCAGAGCAG GTGTTAATGGGAGCCTGATAGTCACAGTTACTGGGAGCGACTCGGCCACGCTGACGGACGTAATTTTGGTTGAGTCTTCAGGGTCAGGAGAGGTTAACGGCAGCGTGGAGGCTCTGGGCGAAGGTCAATTCTTTGTGCAGTTTGACAGCATACCAGCAGAGGCGTTTGTGGTGCTCGTGAAgggtcaaaacaacaacagttccTCCAGAGTGTCATCATTGACTTTCCAACGGCAGTCAACCACCAGCGTCAAAGCTTCTACTGTGACTGTCATTGCT CTTGATTCAAATACCATCGTAGAGCCAGGAACGCCGCTGTCAGTTCCCTTCTCTGTGACCACGAGCGGTGCAGGAGGAACCTTTGCTATCCAGGCCATTAATGACCAAGGTTTTACTTCCACTGCCCCGTCCAGTTTAACCCTGGACACAGGAGGCAGCGCCAACAACACGGTCATCATCACAGCGCCTTCCAACACACCGTCTGGAACCGACGTCACCCTGACCATCCAGGCCGAGGCTCCGGGAGGAGACACCAACTACGTCGTGCAGCGTTTTACTGTCCTTAAAACG GTGACAGACTTCAGTGAGCCGGTGTGTACGCTGCTCAGCAGGTCTAActgctctgcagcctgcagctcagAGATGTGGGAGCTCTCTGTCCGGGTGACTGACGGAACTAATGGGACAGGTGTGGACCGTGTGAGTCTTGGACTGGGCAACGGCACAGTGAACACCAGCCTGAGCACTGAGAACTCAACGCTGGTGTCCTACACTGCGTCCTGCTGCTCTCCTGATGTGGAGCTGCTGGTTGTGGATCGGGTGGGTAACGTGGCCTCCTGTTCCTTCAGCGTCCGGGCTGCGACCACCA CTGTAGTGTCTTTGTCCACCAGAGCTGTTCAGTCTTTCCTCCTTTGCTTTAGCATCACAATCTTAGGACacagtttaacattttaa